The Desulfoscipio gibsoniae DSM 7213 genome contains a region encoding:
- a CDS encoding YtrH family sporulation protein, with protein MDTFINKTVLIFFTALGIMLGAALVGALGAVLVREPPVGTMLKLAKEIKIWAIVAAIGGTFSTFEVLESGLFQGEVRAVIKQLIYITSALAGTQSGYYLLLALSGEGQ; from the coding sequence ATGGATACGTTTATCAATAAAACGGTGCTGATATTTTTCACCGCCCTTGGCATCATGCTCGGTGCGGCCCTGGTGGGCGCTTTAGGTGCTGTTTTGGTTAGGGAGCCGCCCGTGGGTACTATGTTGAAACTGGCCAAGGAAATTAAGATATGGGCCATTGTAGCCGCCATCGGCGGCACTTTTTCCACATTTGAAGTGCTGGAATCCGGTCTTTTTCAGGGTGAGGTGCGGGCAGTTATCAAGCAATTAATTTATATAACCAGTGCTTTAGCCGGTACCCAAAGCGGTTATTATTTATTATTAGCCCTGTCGGGTGAAGGACAATGA
- a CDS encoding cobyrinate a,c-diamide synthase — protein MPDFPRIMIAGTHSGAGKTTIATAAMAMLHASGMRVQPYKVGPDYIDPGFHHVATGRISRNLDTFFLGEDGIKEVFTRSAVGADISVIEGVMGLYDGIGSSDEGSSARVAQILECPVILVMDARSMARSAAAVVWGYANLPGGVPLAGVIINRVGSARHLAILTEAIETKTGIPVLGGILRENDLHMPERHLGLVPSLENRELQEAMHLLGQRVARGINMEKLVNLARSAPALAARQRIFAVEAGVPVQLGIVKDSAFNFYYQDGLDLLEAMGAELVYSSALEDQSLPDGLDGLYIGGGFPEMFIEQLSANTPYIGDLRHRVANGMPVYAECGGLMYLCDGITDFSGRRLSGAGILPAHCKMEKKRVALGYVKAKALRDNLLVKEGTEIRGHEFHYSTVTEQGLTPAFMLRKPGESVGRSDGHARGNVLATYLHVHFAGLPIAARGFLNCCALYSRTRKRVEI, from the coding sequence ATGCCAGATTTCCCCCGCATAATGATTGCCGGCACACACAGTGGAGCGGGTAAGACCACCATTGCCACTGCGGCAATGGCTATGCTCCATGCATCCGGTATGCGGGTTCAGCCGTATAAAGTCGGGCCTGACTATATTGATCCCGGCTTTCATCATGTGGCCACCGGGCGGATTTCCAGGAATTTGGATACCTTTTTTCTGGGTGAGGACGGCATTAAAGAGGTGTTTACCCGGTCGGCTGTGGGTGCGGATATCAGTGTCATCGAAGGAGTTATGGGCTTGTATGACGGTATAGGCTCTAGCGACGAAGGTAGTTCGGCCCGTGTGGCCCAAATACTAGAATGTCCTGTGATACTGGTAATGGATGCCCGGTCTATGGCCCGCAGCGCCGCAGCGGTGGTATGGGGCTATGCAAATCTGCCGGGTGGTGTACCCCTGGCTGGTGTTATTATAAACCGGGTGGGCAGTGCCCGGCACCTGGCCATCTTAACCGAGGCTATTGAAACCAAAACGGGTATACCTGTACTGGGGGGAATATTAAGGGAAAACGATTTGCACATGCCTGAGCGTCATTTGGGGCTGGTGCCCAGTTTGGAGAACCGTGAACTGCAAGAGGCAATGCATTTATTAGGGCAGCGGGTAGCACGGGGTATCAATATGGAAAAATTGGTTAATTTGGCCCGCAGTGCCCCCGCGCTGGCAGCCCGGCAGCGTATTTTTGCGGTGGAAGCGGGCGTGCCTGTGCAATTGGGCATTGTTAAAGACAGTGCTTTTAACTTTTATTACCAAGATGGGCTGGATTTACTGGAGGCAATGGGTGCCGAGTTGGTGTACAGCAGCGCCCTGGAAGATCAATCACTGCCTGATGGATTGGATGGCCTGTACATAGGGGGTGGCTTTCCCGAAATGTTTATCGAACAATTATCTGCCAATACACCTTATATTGGCGATTTAAGGCACCGGGTGGCCAATGGTATGCCTGTGTACGCCGAATGTGGCGGATTAATGTATCTCTGTGATGGGATAACTGATTTTTCAGGGCGCCGTCTAAGCGGTGCCGGTATACTACCTGCTCATTGCAAGATGGAGAAAAAACGAGTGGCTTTGGGTTATGTTAAAGCGAAAGCGCTGCGGGATAACCTCCTGGTAAAAGAAGGCACCGAAATACGGGGTCATGAGTTTCATTACTCGACGGTCACAGAACAGGGTTTAACTCCGGCATTCATGTTGCGCAAACCAGGAGAGTCTGTGGGACGATCGGACGGTCACGCCCGTGGTAACGTGCTGGCCACTTACCTGCACGTTCACTTTGCGGGTTTGCCCATTGCCGCCCGGGGATTTTTAAATTGCTGTGCTTTGTATAGCAGGACAAGGAAGAGGGTGGAAATTTGA
- the guaB gene encoding IMP dehydrogenase, giving the protein MYPDKFNKVGLTFDDVLLVPSVSEVLPRDVDTSTRLTKSIRLNIPLMSAGMDTVTEYRMAIAMAREGGVGIIHKNMPIERQAMEVDRVKRSEHGVISDPIYLSPDSSISEALALMERYRISGVPVTVNDKLVGILTNRDLRFEKNFQQKVGNVMTKENLITAPVGTTLEEAKEILQTYKVEKLPIVDNDFNLRGLITIKDIEKARQFPLSAKDAGGRLLVGAAVGVTADTMERVGTLVEARADVVVIDTAHGHSRGVLNTVHDVKNKFPGLAIVAGNVGTAEGTRDLILAGADAVKVGIGPGSICTTRVVAGAGVPQITAIYDCAQEAAKYDIPIIADGGIKYSGDVTKAIAAGADVVMLGSLLAGTEESPGDMEIYQGRSYKVYRGMGSLGAMKEGSKDRYFQENQKKLVPEGVEGRVPYRGTLADTAYQLIGGLRAGMGYCGTANIEELKNKAQFIRITPAGLRESHPHDVVITKEAPNYSLR; this is encoded by the coding sequence ATATATCCCGATAAATTTAATAAAGTAGGACTAACTTTTGATGACGTACTATTGGTACCGTCGGTCTCAGAGGTATTGCCGCGTGATGTGGATACTTCCACCCGGTTGACTAAAAGTATTAGGCTTAACATTCCCCTGATGAGCGCCGGTATGGACACCGTTACCGAGTATCGCATGGCCATTGCCATGGCCCGGGAGGGCGGCGTTGGTATAATCCATAAAAATATGCCCATTGAGCGCCAAGCGATGGAAGTGGACCGGGTGAAACGTTCAGAACATGGCGTAATTTCCGACCCCATTTATTTATCTCCGGATAGTTCTATTAGTGAAGCTCTGGCATTAATGGAGCGTTACCGTATTTCTGGGGTGCCCGTTACCGTCAATGATAAACTAGTGGGTATTTTGACCAACCGGGATCTGCGGTTTGAAAAGAATTTCCAGCAAAAAGTGGGTAATGTTATGACCAAGGAAAATCTGATCACCGCACCGGTGGGTACTACCTTGGAAGAGGCCAAGGAAATTCTACAAACCTACAAAGTTGAGAAACTGCCTATAGTAGACAATGATTTTAACTTGCGGGGTTTAATTACCATTAAAGACATTGAAAAAGCCCGCCAATTTCCGCTATCTGCCAAGGATGCAGGAGGCAGGTTACTGGTGGGTGCTGCTGTGGGAGTTACCGCTGATACAATGGAACGGGTTGGCACGCTTGTAGAAGCAAGGGCGGATGTGGTTGTCATTGACACCGCCCATGGACATTCCCGCGGTGTGTTGAATACCGTGCATGATGTGAAAAATAAATTTCCCGGCCTGGCTATTGTAGCAGGTAATGTTGGTACTGCCGAAGGTACTCGGGACTTAATTCTAGCAGGCGCTGATGCCGTTAAGGTAGGTATCGGCCCTGGTTCCATTTGTACAACCAGAGTGGTTGCGGGGGCAGGTGTGCCACAAATAACGGCCATTTATGATTGCGCCCAGGAGGCAGCTAAATATGATATACCCATAATAGCAGATGGTGGTATAAAATACTCAGGAGATGTTACCAAGGCTATTGCCGCCGGTGCCGATGTGGTCATGCTGGGCAGTTTACTGGCGGGTACGGAAGAAAGCCCGGGGGATATGGAAATTTACCAGGGACGAAGTTATAAAGTTTACCGGGGTATGGGTTCTCTGGGTGCCATGAAGGAAGGTAGTAAGGACCGGTACTTCCAGGAAAATCAAAAGAAACTTGTTCCCGAAGGGGTTGAGGGTAGAGTCCCTTACCGGGGCACCCTGGCTGATACCGCCTACCAGCTTATTGGTGGACTGCGAGCCGGTATGGGGTACTGTGGTACAGCCAACATAGAAGAATTAAAGAATAAAGCTCAGTTTATTCGTATTACCCCTGCCGGATTACGGGAAAGCCATCCCCACGATGTGGTAATTACTAAGGAGGCCCCCAACTACAGCTTGCGTTGA
- the cobC gene encoding alpha-ribazole phosphatase, whose product MGSRLFFVRHGETIWNKETRLQGWADVSLSEKGIEQAEALSKRLAGQNFAAFFSSSLARARETAAIIARPHNKPVQVVSDLRELNFGHWEGLTIDEIRQKYQQESMAWWSRPVETRVPGGETLGEMTKRCVRAVKNIVEQYPEKHVLVVVHGGVIKSIVATVLGMDLNQYWRLRQDNASLSIIDYYQWDKAILMLYNDCSHLAPGQLPPE is encoded by the coding sequence ATGGGTAGTCGTTTGTTTTTTGTTAGACATGGTGAAACTATCTGGAATAAAGAAACCCGATTGCAGGGTTGGGCGGATGTTTCTTTAAGCGAGAAGGGTATTGAACAGGCTGAGGCATTAAGCAAGCGACTGGCGGGGCAAAATTTTGCTGCTTTTTTTTCTAGCAGCCTTGCGCGGGCGCGGGAAACGGCCGCAATAATAGCCAGGCCGCATAATAAGCCTGTGCAGGTGGTTTCAGATTTACGTGAACTGAATTTCGGGCACTGGGAGGGGCTAACCATAGACGAAATCAGGCAAAAATATCAACAGGAATCTATGGCTTGGTGGTCTAGACCAGTGGAAACCAGGGTGCCGGGAGGCGAAACGCTGGGAGAAATGACTAAACGGTGTGTCCGGGCAGTTAAAAATATCGTGGAGCAATACCCGGAGAAACATGTACTGGTGGTGGTTCATGGAGGGGTTATTAAGAGCATAGTAGCCACTGTGCTGGGTATGGATTTAAACCAGTACTGGCGTTTGCGCCAGGACAATGCTTCCCTGTCTATAATTGATTATTACCAGTGGGATAAGGCTATACTGATGTTGTATAACGATTGCAGTCATCTGGCACCGGGGCAATTGCCACCGGAATAA
- a CDS encoding GNAT family N-acetyltransferase, which translates to MVSANQTDSGKESVNNQLTYEGPVQPDYISQLNISPDMYVFREPHKQHKALVDIAASSDGMVYIARHQNVIVGYVTFHNPDKYSRWSKHESILELGAIEVSPAWRKYKVGKKLMQLAFTNPIMDEKIVITIEFCWHWDLENTGLDIWQYQKMLSKLFGSVGLVRVPTDDPEIIEHIANVMMARIGPRVTEEAIQKFEDMKFCGGSIFNFH; encoded by the coding sequence TTGGTTTCGGCTAATCAAACAGATTCGGGAAAAGAATCAGTTAACAATCAGCTGACCTATGAAGGTCCTGTGCAACCGGATTACATCTCCCAACTGAATATATCGCCTGATATGTACGTTTTTCGCGAACCACATAAACAACACAAAGCACTGGTTGATATAGCGGCCTCCTCTGATGGAATGGTTTATATTGCCCGCCATCAGAATGTTATTGTGGGTTATGTCACATTCCACAATCCTGATAAATACAGCCGCTGGTCCAAGCATGAAAGTATTCTGGAGCTGGGGGCAATCGAAGTAAGCCCGGCCTGGCGCAAGTATAAAGTGGGCAAAAAACTTATGCAGTTAGCATTTACCAATCCTATTATGGATGAAAAAATTGTTATTACCATTGAATTCTGCTGGCACTGGGATCTTGAAAACACCGGACTGGATATCTGGCAATATCAGAAAATGTTAAGTAAGTTATTTGGCAGCGTCGGCCTGGTGCGAGTTCCCACAGATGACCCGGAAATAATTGAACATATCGCCAACGTAATGATGGCCCGGATAGGGCCTCGGGTAACAGAAGAAGCTATTCAAAAGTTTGAAGATATGAAATTTTGCGGGGGTAGCATTTTTAACTTTCATTAA
- the cbiB gene encoding adenosylcobinamide-phosphate synthase CbiB, which produces MMHVFLIHTLMGFIIDLLVGDPPRLPHPVVFIGRGIARLEKLARCITSSPGGLKAAGVGIVIAIVTFSFGITSLIMWAAWQVSYYIYLLLGAWIVSTTVAARGLAEAAGAIRQLISEGDKNAARQQVGWIVGRDTKTMDRGQMVRATVETVAENINDAVVAPLFYACIGGPALAMAYRAVNTLDSMLGYKNDQYLYLGWAAARLDDLAGYIPARLTGLVLLLAAWLSGRDWRRAIRAWRRDAARHPSPNSGIPESAMAGAIHVRLGGHNVYSGVASFRHYMGDPLEDLRPDHIARAVDMLYLASVLAALCLPVLAWIALKLLQN; this is translated from the coding sequence ATGATGCATGTATTCCTTATACATACCTTAATGGGTTTTATAATTGATTTGCTGGTGGGCGATCCCCCCCGTTTACCCCACCCGGTTGTGTTTATCGGTCGGGGCATAGCCCGTCTGGAAAAATTGGCCCGGTGCATTACTTCATCGCCGGGGGGACTTAAAGCTGCGGGTGTGGGTATTGTCATTGCGATTGTAACGTTTAGTTTTGGCATTACTTCGCTAATTATGTGGGCGGCCTGGCAGGTCAGTTATTATATCTACTTGCTTTTAGGAGCCTGGATTGTTTCCACTACCGTAGCTGCCAGGGGCCTGGCCGAGGCGGCCGGTGCTATACGGCAGTTGATATCGGAGGGTGATAAGAATGCAGCTCGACAGCAGGTAGGTTGGATAGTGGGTCGGGATACTAAAACAATGGACAGGGGGCAAATGGTACGGGCCACTGTGGAAACGGTAGCAGAAAATATAAATGATGCTGTGGTGGCACCGCTTTTTTATGCTTGTATTGGTGGGCCGGCCCTGGCCATGGCTTACCGGGCGGTGAATACGCTGGATTCTATGCTGGGTTATAAGAATGATCAATACCTATATTTAGGTTGGGCGGCGGCCCGGCTGGATGATTTAGCAGGTTATATACCGGCCCGTCTGACGGGCCTGGTGCTGCTGCTGGCTGCCTGGCTGTCAGGTCGTGATTGGCGGCGGGCCATTAGGGCGTGGCGCAGGGATGCCGCCCGGCATCCCAGTCCCAACAGTGGCATACCGGAATCGGCCATGGCCGGGGCTATACACGTCAGGCTGGGAGGACACAATGTTTATAGCGGGGTGGCATCCTTTCGCCATTATATGGGCGATCCACTTGAGGATCTCAGGCCGGATCATATTGCCCGGGCCGTGGATATGCTTTACTTGGCTTCAGTACTTGCTGCGCTGTGTCTGCCGGTCCTGGCCTGGATAGCGCTAAAACTATTACAAAATTAA
- the cobD gene encoding threonine-phosphate decarboxylase CobD yields the protein MIHTEYRHGGDVFGAARSMRCNPREIYDFSANINPLGTSPMALAAIADNLDLIRHYPDPRCAELRAALAGYLNVAPEKMVLGNGAAELIYLLARVMNFRRAVVTAPTFVEYGAAITNAGGALFEVPLLEEEGFTLPVPRIKKALCGADVVYICNPNNPTGGAVKRPIIQSVIEYARSHDAAVVVDEAFVDFLHHQEQYTVLPLLGDYPNLIVLYSLTKFFGIPGLRLGVLMADDQIIKSIEAAKDPWNVNSLAQIAGTAALADDEYMAQTRELIWRERDFLHRAVSLIPGLKTFAGEANYLLVKIQDSVISSTQLAAQTARHGVLVRDCASFSGLGNKYIRVAVKTRAENAILLNVLREIMKGAANG from the coding sequence ATGATACATACAGAATACAGGCATGGTGGAGATGTATTTGGTGCCGCCCGCAGTATGCGTTGCAATCCTCGAGAAATTTATGACTTTAGTGCCAACATCAACCCGTTGGGTACTTCCCCTATGGCCCTGGCGGCAATAGCGGATAATCTGGATTTGATCAGACATTATCCCGACCCGCGCTGTGCGGAGCTGCGTGCGGCCCTGGCCGGGTATCTCAATGTGGCGCCTGAAAAAATGGTGCTGGGCAATGGTGCAGCGGAATTGATATATCTTTTGGCCCGGGTAATGAATTTTCGCAGGGCGGTGGTTACCGCACCTACCTTTGTGGAGTACGGTGCGGCAATTACCAACGCTGGGGGGGCATTGTTCGAAGTGCCTTTGTTGGAGGAGGAGGGATTTACGCTGCCGGTGCCCCGTATTAAAAAGGCACTGTGCGGTGCCGATGTGGTATATATTTGTAATCCTAACAATCCCACTGGTGGAGCGGTTAAAAGGCCGATTATCCAATCAGTTATTGAGTATGCCCGGTCCCATGATGCCGCTGTAGTGGTGGATGAGGCTTTCGTCGATTTTCTCCACCACCAGGAGCAGTATACAGTGCTCCCTTTGCTGGGTGATTATCCTAATTTAATTGTACTATACTCTTTAACCAAATTTTTTGGCATCCCAGGCCTGCGGCTGGGAGTATTAATGGCTGATGATCAAATTATTAAGAGTATTGAAGCTGCCAAGGATCCGTGGAATGTGAATAGTTTGGCACAAATCGCTGGCACGGCCGCCCTGGCGGATGATGAATATATGGCCCAAACCCGGGAGTTAATTTGGCGGGAGAGGGACTTCTTACATCGAGCGGTTTCATTGATACCCGGCCTCAAAACCTTCGCCGGGGAAGCAAATTATTTATTGGTTAAAATTCAAGACTCTGTAATATCTTCTACTCAGTTGGCGGCCCAAACTGCAAGGCATGGTGTGCTGGTAAGAGATTGCGCCAGTTTCAGCGGGCTGGGTAACAAATATATACGGGTGGCGGTGAAAACAAGAGCGGAAAATGCAATATTATTGAATGTGCTCAGAGAGATTATGAAAGGGGCAGCCAATGGGTAG
- the cobS gene encoding adenosylcobinamide-GDP ribazoletransferase yields MKTFCFALQHLTRINIYKGDFDEAAFGRAAVFFPLVGLLLGVLLLSAQMLLSYIFPVPLIAGMLVVLMVIMTGGMHLDGFMDTVDGVFSGRPRAMKLDIMRDSRVGAFGVLGLACLLLLKYNVFLTVAIPLIYQAILLASILSRWSMVYAIACFPYARKEGLGTLYNRYTGKRELFWATGSTIIMVALVAWAAGLILLLAAWGWVHLMGSRLTGDLGGLTGDIYGATAETTELLIYLAVIPLYGYCSWLFSVPWL; encoded by the coding sequence TTGAAAACTTTTTGTTTTGCCCTCCAGCACCTGACTAGAATAAATATCTATAAAGGTGATTTTGATGAAGCGGCTTTTGGCCGGGCAGCGGTATTTTTCCCTTTAGTGGGGTTGTTGCTTGGTGTATTGCTACTATCAGCCCAAATGTTATTGTCTTATATCTTTCCGGTGCCCCTGATTGCTGGTATGCTGGTGGTGCTGATGGTCATTATGACCGGTGGTATGCATCTGGACGGTTTTATGGATACCGTGGATGGTGTTTTCAGTGGGCGACCGCGGGCAATGAAACTGGACATTATGCGGGACAGCAGAGTGGGTGCCTTTGGTGTTCTGGGATTGGCCTGTCTGTTACTGCTGAAGTATAATGTATTTTTAACAGTTGCAATACCCCTTATATACCAGGCCATACTGCTGGCTTCAATACTAAGCCGGTGGTCCATGGTATACGCCATTGCTTGTTTCCCCTATGCCCGTAAGGAAGGACTGGGTACGCTATATAACAGGTATACGGGTAAGCGGGAGTTATTTTGGGCTACCGGCAGTACAATAATAATGGTTGCCCTGGTAGCCTGGGCGGCCGGCTTGATTTTGTTATTGGCCGCGTGGGGTTGGGTGCACTTAATGGGCAGCAGGCTGACCGGCGATTTGGGCGGCCTGACCGGCGATATATACGGTGCCACGGCGGAAACCACTGAGCTGCTAATTTACCTGGCAGTAATACCCCTTTATGGATACTGTTCATGGTTGTTTAGTGTTCCGTGGTTATAA
- a CDS encoding helix-turn-helix domain-containing protein, giving the protein MEEYIRSRVPWSTEPSLKFKAEEVGINFDDFIADLKEGKSDMEIAKEFDVTEKLIYHLRDHFMRYGLGHIMGQD; this is encoded by the coding sequence GTGGAAGAATACATTCGTTCCAGGGTGCCCTGGAGTACGGAACCAAGCTTGAAATTCAAGGCCGAGGAGGTTGGCATCAATTTTGACGATTTCATAGCAGACTTAAAGGAGGGTAAGTCTGACATGGAAATTGCCAAGGAATTTGATGTTACAGAAAAACTAATTTATCACCTTCGCGACCATTTCATGCGCTATGGTTTGGGGCATATCATGGGACAGGATTAA